A stretch of the Luteimonas sp. JM171 genome encodes the following:
- the fliI gene encoding flagellar protein export ATPase FliI: protein MSAPGAAPRPADPADWLAARNLRLAARLGAVAPEPGVGRGLIREGVLRRAVGLTLEAVGCEAPLGATCKVEVADGGWVDAEVVGFAGERTYLMPSAELHGLLPNARVVPLRRRGRVVVGEGLLGRVIDSDGVPLDGKGPVRGEGSVGMAGTAINPLAREPITRPLDVGVRAINALLPIGRGQRVGLFAGSGVGKSTLLGMMTRYTAADVIVVGLVGERGREVRDFVESTLGEEGMRRAVVVAAPADRPPLARLQGAYRATAIAEWFRDQGLHVLLLMDSLTRFAQAQREIGLSVGEPPTTRGYPPSVFARLPALVERAGNGAAGHGSITAFYTVLTEGDDPQDPIADAARAILDGHILLSRRIADAGLYPAIDIESSVSRVVTEIADEPWRDRIRELKRLVSAYNANRDLISIGAYQAGSNPVVDEALARWPEIVEFLGQDVRRAADLDHSRDALSRLLHPQEAPA from the coding sequence GTGAGCGCGCCTGGTGCGGCGCCCCGCCCCGCCGATCCCGCCGACTGGCTGGCCGCGCGCAACCTGCGCCTGGCCGCCCGACTGGGCGCGGTGGCGCCCGAGCCCGGGGTTGGCCGGGGCCTGATCCGCGAGGGCGTCCTGCGCCGCGCGGTCGGCCTCACCCTGGAAGCGGTGGGCTGCGAGGCCCCGCTGGGCGCCACCTGCAAGGTGGAGGTTGCCGATGGCGGCTGGGTGGACGCCGAGGTGGTGGGATTCGCCGGCGAGCGCACCTACCTGATGCCCAGCGCCGAGCTGCACGGCCTGCTCCCCAACGCCCGGGTGGTGCCGCTGCGGCGGCGCGGCCGGGTGGTGGTTGGCGAGGGACTCCTGGGCCGGGTCATCGACAGCGACGGGGTGCCGCTTGATGGCAAGGGCCCGGTGCGCGGCGAAGGCAGCGTGGGCATGGCCGGCACTGCGATCAATCCGCTGGCCCGCGAGCCGATCACCAGGCCGCTGGACGTCGGCGTGCGGGCGATCAACGCCCTGCTGCCCATCGGCCGCGGCCAGCGCGTGGGCCTGTTCGCCGGCTCGGGCGTTGGCAAGTCCACCCTGCTGGGCATGATGACCCGCTACACCGCCGCCGACGTGATCGTGGTGGGACTGGTGGGCGAGCGCGGCCGCGAGGTGCGGGATTTCGTGGAATCGACGCTGGGCGAGGAAGGGATGCGCCGCGCCGTGGTGGTGGCCGCGCCCGCCGACCGGCCGCCGCTGGCTCGCCTGCAGGGCGCCTACCGGGCCACGGCGATCGCCGAATGGTTCCGCGACCAGGGCCTGCACGTGTTGCTGCTGATGGATTCACTGACCCGCTTTGCCCAGGCCCAGCGCGAAATCGGCCTGTCGGTGGGCGAGCCGCCCACCACCCGCGGCTACCCGCCGTCCGTGTTCGCCCGCCTGCCGGCGCTGGTCGAGCGCGCCGGCAATGGCGCCGCCGGGCACGGATCGATCACCGCGTTCTACACCGTGCTGACCGAGGGCGATGATCCGCAGGACCCGATCGCCGACGCCGCGCGGGCGATCCTGGACGGGCACATCCTGCTCTCGCGCCGGATCGCCGACGCCGGCCTGTACCCGGCCATCGACATCGAATCCTCCGTGAGCCGCGTGGTCACCGAGATCGCCGACGAGCCGTGGCGCGACCGGATCCGCGAGCTCAAGCGCCTGGTCTCGGCCTACAACGCCAACCGCGACCTGATCTCCATCGGCGCCTACCAGGCCGGCAGCAACCCGGTGGTGGACGAGGCCCTGGCGCGGTGGCCGGAGATCGTCGAATTCCTCGGCCAGGACGTGCGCCGGGCCGCAGACCTGGACCACAGCCGCGACGCGCTGTCCCGCCTGCTCCATCCCCAGGAGGCACCTGCATGA
- the fliJ gene encoding flagellar export protein FliJ yields the protein MTPSRRMDPLLSRAQDREDAAARELARHQQVLAQHESRLAELRRYAEEYASSQMAATSPAQLANRRAFVERLQQAVEQQSLAVADNRRTVEVERSRLLLASRDKQVLEKLAASYRAQERQVDERRQQREMDDLGARRARLAALAAGEVDP from the coding sequence ATGACCCCGTCCCGCCGCATGGATCCATTGCTCAGCCGCGCCCAGGACCGGGAAGACGCCGCCGCGCGCGAACTGGCCCGCCACCAGCAGGTGCTTGCCCAGCACGAATCGCGGCTTGCCGAGCTTCGCCGCTACGCCGAGGAATACGCCAGCAGCCAGATGGCCGCCACCAGCCCGGCGCAGCTGGCCAACCGGCGTGCCTTCGTCGAACGCCTCCAGCAGGCGGTGGAGCAGCAGAGCCTGGCCGTGGCCGACAACCGGCGCACGGTGGAAGTCGAGCGCAGCCGGCTGCTGCTTGCCAGCCGCGACAAACAGGTGCTGGAGAAGCTGGCCGCCAGTTACCGCGCCCAGGAGCGCCAAGTGGATGAACGCCGGCAGCAGCGCGAGATGGACGACTTGGGCGCC